The genomic segment TCGCAGCGCCGATAGGCCAAACCAGTCGACGACAGCAGCAGGAAGAATTCCTTGAGGTTGAGCCCTTCGACCGTCCCCTCGACCGTCAGCTTGGCGCCGAGTTCGGAGACGTCCTCGATCAGGCAGGGACGGCGCCAGGTCCCGTCGATCGCCATCATCTGCGCGCGCAACCCACGATCGAAAACGACGCGGCCGTCCTTATTGCGTTCGGCAACCATCCCGTAGTCCTGCAGTTCGGTCTTGGCGCCGCCGGGCCATGCCGCGGCGACCCCGCAACACTACGAGGCCGACTCTAAAGATGCGTAAAGGAAATCCGCCGAATCAGAGCGGTGGAGGCACGTGGTCCCGATACCAGGCGCGGACCTCGGCGAGCGCCGGATGCGCCAGCGAGCGGGCCAGATAAGCCCACACCCGCGGCTGATGTTTCAAATATTGCGGCTTGCCGTCGCGCCGGTTGAGCCGAGCAAAAGTTCCCAATAGCCGCGTGTTCCGCTGCGCCGACATCACGGCGTAGAGCCGCGCGAACCCGGGGGCGTCGAACTCGGGATCGGCAGCGAGCCGGGCTTTGACGTAGCGGCCGAGCAGCGACAATTCTGTCGCTTCCGGCACGTCGATGCGAGCGTCCTGCAGCAGCGACACCACATCATAGGCGGCCGGGCCCAGCACAGTGTCCTGGAAGTCGATGACCCCGACGCGCTCGATGCCGGGACGGTCCTCCAACCAGATCAAATTCGGCGAGTGATAGTCGCGCAGCACCCAGGTCCGCGGCGCAGTCGCGATACCGGCGAGCAGCTTGCGCCACAGCGTGACGAATTCGGCCCGCAATGCTTCCGACGGCGGCGCGCCGCGATCTGGCAGATACCACTCGGGCATCAGGCCGACCTCGATCATCATCGCGGCTTCGTCGAACGTCGGCACCGCGTAGCTCTCGCGCGTCGACAGCGGCAGATGATCCGGCAGCGGCTTAGCGTGCAGCGCCGCCAGCATGTCGGTGGCGGCCTGATAGCGGGCCACCACCGGCGCCGGCGGATCGCCCTCGACAAAGCCGACGCGGCCGAGATCTTCGGTGATCAGGAAGCCGGCGTCCAGATCAGCGTGATGGATCGCGGGCGCCGAGAAGCCGCGTTCGCGCAGGCCCTGCCCGATCGCGACGAATGGCCGAACGTCTTCGGCCAGATGCACCGCGGCGCTGTAGCTCTTGCCGGCATAGAGCGCCGGACCGTCCGGGCGGCGCGGCGCGTTCATCAGGATTACGCTTTCGGCGCCGCGCTGCAGCCGCGCGTAGGAGCGCGTCGAGGCGTCGCCCGGCATGTGCCGGCGCTCGGCATCGGCGTAGCCGGCGGTCTCGATGAAGCTGCGCAGCGCAGCGAGCCGTTCGACCTGCTTCACGGCTTTGCCGTGGCCGGTGATTTCCGCCGCGCGCGCCGACGGGCCGAGCGCCGGACGATGACTGAGCGCGATGTCGATGCGATCTTCCGGCAGCGCCGCCCCAGCGCGCTCGGGCCATTCGATCAGCGCCACGGTTCCGTCCGGCAGCGGCGACAGCCCGATCTCTTCCAGCTCGGACGGATCCTCGACCCGATACAGATCCGCATGCAGCAGCGGATAAGGCGGCAGATCGTAGGTCTGCACCAGCGTGAAGGTCGGGCTCGGCACTTCGAGCGCGTCATCGTCCGCAAGATAACGGATCATCGCCCGCGCCGCGGCTGTCTTGCCGGCGCCGAGATCGCCCGACAAGGTCACGACGTCACCTGGACCGATCAGCAGCGCGACCTCGGCCATCAGCCGCACGGTAGCCACCTCGTTGGCAAGCGCCACCGAGAATGTCGCGACCGCACTCATTCGGCCGCGTGGCGTTGGGCGGCCGGCTCGATCGGAAACTCGCAGGTCACCGATGTGCCGCGACCGACCGCCGACTCGACCAGGACTTTACCGCCGTGCAGCTCGACGAACGAACGCACCAGTGACAGGCCAAGGCCGGCGCCACGATGGCGCGAGCCCTGCGGATCGCTCTCGAACAGATCGAACATTTTCTCTTTGAACGCCGGCGCGATGCCGGGACCAGAATCGGTGACAGTGAACGCCACCCGGGTTTCGCCCCGGCGCACCGTCAGCCGCACCGTCCCCTGCGAAGGCGAGAAATCGATCGCATTGGCGAGCAGATTGTACAGCACCTGCACGACGCGCCGCTCGTCGCCGACAAAGCTCTCGATCGCCGGATCGACGTCGATCTGCAGCGCGATTTGATCGCGCGCCAGCCGGTCCTGAATGCCCTCGGCCGCCGCATCGATCGCCTTGCGGATGTCGATCGGGCCGAGATTGAGCGTCATCGCCCCGGCGTCGATGCTGGCCAGATCGAGGATGTTGTTGATGATCGCCATCAGCGCGTTGGTCGAGGTCGTGATGTAGTTCACGTACTCGGCCTGCTTCTCGGTGAGCGGCCCGGTCGAAGAATCGCTGAGGAAGTGCGCGAAGCCGATGATCGTGGTCAGCGGCGAGCGCAGCTCGTACGAGACATGGTGGACGAAATCGATCTTGATCCGATCGGCGGTCTCGAGCGCCTCATTGCGCTCGCGCAGCGCCCGCTCGACGTTCTCGGTGTCGGTGATGTCCTGGAACGTCAGCATCGTGGCGCCGTCGGGCAGCGGCATGGTCTTGCAGGCCAGCACGCTGCCGTCCTTGCGCTCGATCTTGAGCAGGACGTGGCGGCGATCGTCGATGCCGGTGATGGCGCCGCGTAGCGCCTGCCAGAACACGTCGTCGTCGAACAACGGCCGGCACCACTCCTCGATCGCCTCGATGTGCGGCTGACTCTGCAGCGCCTCGGCCGACAGGTTCCACATCCGCGCGAACGGCGGGTTGAACAATTGCGCGCAGCCGTTGGAGCCGAACACCGCGACCGCTTCCGACAGATTGTCGAGCGTCTCGCGCTGGACATCGATCAGGCCGCCATAGCGGCGCTTGAGGTCGAGACTCTCGGTGACGTCGTCAAACAGATAGGTGACGCCGCCTTCAGGATTGGGCGTGGTGACGATGCTGACGGCGCGGCCGTCCGGCAGATACCAGACGTCCTTCTCGGCCTCGACCGCCCGATAGGCTTCGTGCAGCTTGTTCTTCCACGCCTTGAAGTCGCGCTCCTCCGGCAGCTTGCGCTCGGCGCGCAGCCGGTCGAGCACGGTGGAATCGTCGGGATGGCTGTCGAGGAAGATGCGGTCGAGGTCCCACAGCTTGCGATAGGAGTCGTTGTAGAACGACAGCCGGCGCTGAGCGTCGAACACCGCAACGCCGGAAGAAAGCTGATCGAGCGTACGCCGATGCGCATCGGCCATCCGCTCCAGCGCGGCGCCGAGCGCGGCCGTTTCCGTGGCGTCGACCGCGATGCCGGCGCTGCCGCCGCTCACCTTCAGGGCGCGGACGTCGTAGTAGCGACGCTCGCCGCCGACCACGATCGGCAGCCGGCCGGAATATTCGTAGCCGTCGCCGAGCGCGCGTGCCAACGCGGCGCGATCGCCGGAATCGAGCAGTTCGAGATTGCGGCCGATCGCGTCCGCGGCGTCGCTGGCATCGGTCGCCCGCGCATAGGCGGCGTTGGCAAAGCTGAGCGTACCGTCGGAGCGGCGGGTCCAGATCGGCCATGGCGCGGCGGTGGCGAAGCCGCGCAGCATCTCGGTTTCTTCCTGCAGCGCCTTGAAGCGCCGGGTCATGTCGGCGAGCTCGCGGCGCACGCCGCTCAGTTCTCGGATGCGGACGACAGCCTGCCCGCCGACGGCGCGCCCCATCGCCTCGATCGACCGGCCGTTCGAGGTGACGAGCTGCAGCAGGAAGCCTTCGCCTTTGTCGAGCAGCGCATCGACCGCGTGATCCATTTGCAGCGCCGGCTCGGGCGGCAACCAGGTTCCGAACGCCAGCACGCGTTGCGGCTGGCGGCTCTGCGTCTCCAGCGGCAGGAACAGCGCGGTGTCGCCGCTGACCTGCGGCCGGCTGTCACCAGCGGCCCAGGAGATCAGCACTTGCGGCTCGGCGAACAGCAGCGCCTGGAAACGATCGGACTCCGCCTGCAGCCCCTGCAAGTCGGCGCGCAGCCCCGCTTCGCGCGCAACCGCGCGCTGCCGCGTCCGCACCAGCATGATCGCAGACATCACCGAAAAGCCCAACGCCGCGAGCGCGATGATCAATGTCATCATCTCGTGGCGGTTGAGATCCAGCAGCAGCGACGACGTGATGGCGGCCAGGTGATCGTCTGCGGCTCGCGCCGGCGACGACGCGACCATCACGGCCGTCCCAGCCAAACCATGCACCAGGGAGGTGCACGACAGACTGGTCCGACGTATGGACCCCAATACGCCTGACATCGATTGCCCCAAACCGCACGGCGCAACTGACAAGCCGCGCCATAGCCGAATCGGAGGACATTATCGCCATCGCGACTCGGGGGGTAAGAGTCCAGACCGTGAACGGACTCGTGACCGTCCGCAAACGGACGATTTATATTTCTCCGAGCCGATTCCCGCCGTGCTTGACACTAAATCTAGTTGAGTCGCGGAAGTAACACCTCAACGCAACGCCGCTACTCAGCGGCCGGTCGAGCCGAAACCGCCGGCGCCACGGCCGCTTTCCGGCAGCGCCTCGACCGCCACGAACTGAGCGCGGCTGACCGGGGCGATCACCATTTGAGCGATGCGTTCGCCGCGGCGGATCGCGAACGGTTCGGTACCGTGGTTGATCAGCAGCACGCCGATCTCGCCGCGATAATCTGCATCGATCGTGCCCGGCGCGTTCAGCACGGTGACACCGTGCTTGGCGGCGAGGCCCGATCGCGGCCGCACCTGCGCCTCGTAGTTCTCCGGAAGCGCGATCGTGAGCCCGGTCGGCACCAGCACGTAGCGGCCGGGCTGAAGCGTCAGCGGCGCATCCTGCGGGACGGCGGCGATCAGGTCGAGCCCGGCGGCGTGCGCGGTCTGATACTCCGGCAGCGGCAAGCCTTCGCCGTGCGGCAGGTGGCGAATCGAAACGGTGATCTTTTGGGTCATGCGTGAACTGCCATTGCTTGAGCGATCCGCGCCACCAGCGCGGTCGCGACTTCATCCTTGGTCATCAGCGGCCACGATTCGAGATCGGTGGCGGCATCGCGGCGCATCAGCAGATGCACGGTGTTGCGGTCGCCCCCCATCACGCCAGTGGCCGGCGAGACGTCATTGGCGACGATCCAGTCGCAGCCCTTGCGGGCGAGCTTGGCGGTCGCGTTGTCGATCAGATTCTCGGTCTCGGCCGCAAAGCCGATCACCAGCGGCGGCCGGCCTTCGGTCAGCTTCGAGATCGTCGCGAGGATGTCGGGGTTTTCGGTGAGCTGCAGCGGTGGCGGTCCGGCGGCGCCCTTCTTCAGCTTCTGCATCCCTTCGGCAGCAACCCGCCAGTCCGCCACCGCGGCGGCGAAGATCGCCACATCCGCCGGCAGCGCGGATTGCACGGCGGCGAGCATCTCGCGGGCCGACTCCACGCGGATGCAATCGACCCCCGCCGGCGCGCGCAGCTCGACCGGACCGGAAATCAGCGCCACCTCGGCGCCGGCGGCGGCTGCGGCCGCCGCGATTGCGTAGCCTTGTTTGCCGGACGAGCGGTTGGCAATGTAACGCACCGGATCGATCGGCTCATGGGTGGGGCCTGCAGTGATCAGCACGCGCTTGCCGAGCAGCGACTTCGGCGGCTGCGGCCGCCACAGCGCTTCGGCCGCGACCGCAATCTCGGTCGGCTCCGCCATCCGGCCGATGCCGGCCTCACCACGCTCGGCCATCTCGCCGGCATTGGGGCCGACCATTGCGACGCCGTCCTGCTTGAGCTGGGCGACGTTGCGCCGGGTCGCGGCGTTGTTCCACATCAGCGGGTTCATCGCCGGCGCCAACAGGATCTGGCGATTGGTGGCGAGTAGGATCGCGGTCGCCAGATCGTCGGCATGGCCGCCGGCGATCTTGGCCATCAGGTCGGCGGTCGCGGGCGCGACGACGATCAGGTCACAGTCGCGCGCGAGGCGGATGTGGCCTGCATCGAACTCGCTCGAGGGATCGAACAGGTCGGTGTAGCAGCGCTGATGCGACAGCGCGCTCGCGGTCAGCGGCGTGACGAATTGCTGGGCCGCCTTGGTCAGCACCACACGGACGTCGGCGCCGCGCTCCTTGAGCCGGCGGATCAGGTCCATCGCCTTGTAGGCCGCAATGCCTCCGCCGACGATCAGCGTCACCCGCGCGCCGCCGGCCTGTGGCTGGGCACGCGGCCCGTCCGCTGGCTGATCGGCCGCGGGAGGTGCTGGCACGGACAAGTCAGCCGAGGCGGGCTCCGCGAAGCCGAG from the Rhodopseudomonas palustris genome contains:
- the coaBC gene encoding bifunctional phosphopantothenoylcysteine decarboxylase/phosphopantothenate--cysteine ligase CoaBC, whose translation is MANLTIRKLDDVLKSELRQRAAANGRSMEDEVRVILRDACHKRLGFAEPASADLSVPAPPAADQPADGPRAQPQAGGARVTLIVGGGIAAYKAMDLIRRLKERGADVRVVLTKAAQQFVTPLTASALSHQRCYTDLFDPSSEFDAGHIRLARDCDLIVVAPATADLMAKIAGGHADDLATAILLATNRQILLAPAMNPLMWNNAATRRNVAQLKQDGVAMVGPNAGEMAERGEAGIGRMAEPTEIAVAAEALWRPQPPKSLLGKRVLITAGPTHEPIDPVRYIANRSSGKQGYAIAAAAAAAGAEVALISGPVELRAPAGVDCIRVESAREMLAAVQSALPADVAIFAAAVADWRVAAEGMQKLKKGAAGPPPLQLTENPDILATISKLTEGRPPLVIGFAAETENLIDNATAKLARKGCDWIVANDVSPATGVMGGDRNTVHLLMRRDAATDLESWPLMTKDEVATALVARIAQAMAVHA
- a CDS encoding sensor histidine kinase, with amino-acid sequence MSGVLGSIRRTSLSCTSLVHGLAGTAVMVASSPARAADDHLAAITSSLLLDLNRHEMMTLIIALAALGFSVMSAIMLVRTRQRAVAREAGLRADLQGLQAESDRFQALLFAEPQVLISWAAGDSRPQVSGDTALFLPLETQSRQPQRVLAFGTWLPPEPALQMDHAVDALLDKGEGFLLQLVTSNGRSIEAMGRAVGGQAVVRIRELSGVRRELADMTRRFKALQEETEMLRGFATAAPWPIWTRRSDGTLSFANAAYARATDASDAADAIGRNLELLDSGDRAALARALGDGYEYSGRLPIVVGGERRYYDVRALKVSGGSAGIAVDATETAALGAALERMADAHRRTLDQLSSGVAVFDAQRRLSFYNDSYRKLWDLDRIFLDSHPDDSTVLDRLRAERKLPEERDFKAWKNKLHEAYRAVEAEKDVWYLPDGRAVSIVTTPNPEGGVTYLFDDVTESLDLKRRYGGLIDVQRETLDNLSEAVAVFGSNGCAQLFNPPFARMWNLSAEALQSQPHIEAIEEWCRPLFDDDVFWQALRGAITGIDDRRHVLLKIERKDGSVLACKTMPLPDGATMLTFQDITDTENVERALRERNEALETADRIKIDFVHHVSYELRSPLTTIIGFAHFLSDSSTGPLTEKQAEYVNYITTSTNALMAIINNILDLASIDAGAMTLNLGPIDIRKAIDAAAEGIQDRLARDQIALQIDVDPAIESFVGDERRVVQVLYNLLANAIDFSPSQGTVRLTVRRGETRVAFTVTDSGPGIAPAFKEKMFDLFESDPQGSRHRGAGLGLSLVRSFVELHGGKVLVESAVGRGTSVTCEFPIEPAAQRHAAE
- the tsaE gene encoding tRNA (adenosine(37)-N6)-threonylcarbamoyltransferase complex ATPase subunit type 1 TsaE translates to MSAVATFSVALANEVATVRLMAEVALLIGPGDVVTLSGDLGAGKTAAARAMIRYLADDDALEVPSPTFTLVQTYDLPPYPLLHADLYRVEDPSELEEIGLSPLPDGTVALIEWPERAGAALPEDRIDIALSHRPALGPSARAAEITGHGKAVKQVERLAALRSFIETAGYADAERRHMPGDASTRSYARLQRGAESVILMNAPRRPDGPALYAGKSYSAAVHLAEDVRPFVAIGQGLRERGFSAPAIHHADLDAGFLITEDLGRVGFVEGDPPAPVVARYQAATDMLAALHAKPLPDHLPLSTRESYAVPTFDEAAMMIEVGLMPEWYLPDRGAPPSEALRAEFVTLWRKLLAGIATAPRTWVLRDYHSPNLIWLEDRPGIERVGVIDFQDTVLGPAAYDVVSLLQDARIDVPEATELSLLGRYVKARLAADPEFDAPGFARLYAVMSAQRNTRLLGTFARLNRRDGKPQYLKHQPRVWAYLARSLAHPALAEVRAWYRDHVPPPL
- the dut gene encoding dUTP diphosphatase; this translates as MTQKITVSIRHLPHGEGLPLPEYQTAHAAGLDLIAAVPQDAPLTLQPGRYVLVPTGLTIALPENYEAQVRPRSGLAAKHGVTVLNAPGTIDADYRGEIGVLLINHGTEPFAIRRGERIAQMVIAPVSRAQFVAVEALPESGRGAGGFGSTGR